The genomic window CAGCATGAGCACAAACTTATTTCCGCACGTTTATGAGCGTCTGATAAAGGAAAACACTGATTGGCTGCTGGATGCCACAAAGCACATAGAAAACTCGCTTGAGCGGGAGCACATTATTTCGATAATGAATCACAGCGCAAAAGAATATCGCGAGCGCGGATACGAAGAGGCAATGAGTGAGCGTGCGGATGGTAAAGGAGGGAAACCATGAGCTACCAACTTACTGAGCAATCCTTTCTCAAGGACGTTGCCGATCACCAGATGCACGTCCTGATGGATAACGGTGTGTACCGGCACATCCGGTTCAAGCAACCAGACACAGGCTGCTACCACTTCGACCTAATCACTTACCCTGGCTATCTGGTGTACTCGGGCGATATGGGCTGTTACGTCTTTTCTCGGCTGGACGATATGTTCCAGTTCTTCCGCACTGACCGGTGTGACTTTAACTACAACTCCAACGGCCTGAGCATCAACCTCGGATACTGGAGCGAGAAGCTACGCGCCGTGGATGGAAACCGTTCAAATGCCGGTGTTACTGAGTTGGACGAAGATCGCATCAGGCAAGTCATCAATGAATACCGACTGAGTTGGGTGCGGAGCTACCGCCATAAGCTAGACAAGGATAATCGTCGCTGGTTGTGGGAGGATGTAGAAAGCCACGTGCTTGCCAGCGATAACGCCGAAGAAATGCTGCGTTCGGCATACTCCTTCAGCGAGTGGGTAGGTGGCCACAACTTTTGTTTTGATGACCTTTGGGATCACGACTTCACAAAGTACACCCACCACTTCCTCTGGTGTTGCTATGCGCTGGCATGGGGCATCCAGCAGTACGACAAGATGAAAGCTTCAGAGGTGTCAGCATGATCCCCCTCGACTCCATCACCTCACTGCACGTCACACTGTCCATACTGCTGTCGTCCATCACGCCGGACTTCATCAACGGCGGCTTCGAGCTGCTAGCCGGCTTCTTCGTGCTCAACCACTGCCGGGTACTGCACGCCCACAAGCAAGCGCGCGGCGTGTCGCTGGCCAGCGTGCTGTTCTTCACCCTGTGGGGGCTGTGGAACCTCTACTACTACCCCTCGCTGCACCAGCCGCTCAGCTACTACGGCGGCTGGTTCGTGGTGGCGGCCAATGCCCTCTACGTCAGCATGATGGTCAGCTACCGCAGCCGCGAGGATCTGGGCGGCGAGATTTATCTAGGGGTCGGGAAATGAGACCCCTATCCATCCACATCGACCACCTGCGCCAGTTCAGCGCAGATGGTCAGGTGTATCGCGCGTTCCACTCGTTGATCGTGGCGCGCATGGGGGCGCTGTTGCTGGTACCGATGCACCTTGTGTCTGGACGCATCGACACCGTTGTAGATGGCTGCCCGGTGCCGTGGGAAGAGGTGTATGCGGTGCTGGAGTATCCAGTGCGTCCACAAATGGGCGAGGTGCGCGGCGAGTTGTTCAAGCGGGTGCAGATGTTGGCTCAGGTGGGCATTGACCCAGCGGACTGCGACATGGATCACATCTCTCCGATGGTGATGGGACGGGAATCGGTGCTGCGCCTGGTGCATTCCAGCGGGGTCAGATTCGCGGTGGTGCATTGAGTGGATCCTATGCCGCCCTGGCTATCACAGGCAGAAATTGACGATCTATGTGCTCCGCTGACGCAGTACGCGGCTCAGCTGCGCTTCATTCGCGGGCTGGGGCTAACGGTGCGCACCAAGCCAAACGGTGCTCCATTGCTGATGCGCGCCCACTTCGAGGAGGTAATGACTCCGGCGAAGAAATCAAAACACACCAAATGCCAGCCTAACAGCGCTGGATTGCGCCTAGCCTACGCGAAGGGGTAGTATGGTTCGCATGGTCGGTCGCCGAAAAAATAATCCCCTCGGTCTTGAGCCTCGCGTCTATCCAAAGCGTGGGGCGTTTTATTACGTCCACCGAGACAATCGGTGGGAACGTCTCGGCACTGACATTGAGCAGGCCAATAAGCGCGCCAGACTCTACAACGACAGCCAGGGCGAGTACGGCACCATGGCCTACTGGCTCGACATGTTCATCGTCGATTGCGAGGTTCGCGTCAAATCAAAAAGCCTAGCCCAGCGCACGCTGCAAGATTACCGAGCCGACATCGAGCCGCTCAAGATCTACTTCGCCGCGCCGATGCTACCGACCGATATCGAACCAAACCACATCCAGAACTATCTGGAGATAGGCGCGACATCAGGCCGACCGGTACGCGCCAATCGTGAGAAAGCCTGCCTATCATCCTGCATCAGCTGGCTGATCCGAACCGGCAAGGTGGACGGCCTAATCGTCAACCCCTGCATGCGCTCCAGCGGCATCAAGCGCAACGCCGAAAAGAAGCGCGAGCGCTACGTCACCAACGACGAATACCGCGATGTCTATGCCGCCGCACCGCCTCAAGTGCAGGCTATGATGGAATTGACCTACCGCACGCTACAGCGACCCGAGAGCGACATCCTCGACTGGACCGTGGCCAACCTAACTATGAAAGACGGCAAGCGCATCCTGCGTGTCAACCAAGGCAAGACAGGCAAGATCGTTGACATCGCCCTGCCCGAAGACCTACATGCGTTGCTGCAAAAACTGGTCGGCGACATCCCGCGCATCGGAAAGCCGCTGATCTGCGGAAGTCGCGGAAAGTACGCTGGCCAGCGCTACACCTACGATGGCATCAGCTCCATGCTCAAGCGCGCGATCGCCAAGGTCAACGCTGAGCGAGTGAAGAACGGCCAACACCAGATGCCGCCTTTTGGTTTCCGCGACCTCAAGGGAAAAGGCGCGACCGACATGTGGATCTCCGGCATACCCATCGAAGAGATCCAGCTCCTGTGCGGCCACGAAGACAAGACCACCACCGAGAAGTACATCAAGCAACGATGGCGTGAAACGGCTCAGCCCAATCGGGTGATGATGGCCTGATAAATCTGTCTAAGATCGACCAAAAACCCAATAAAAACGAGCCCGAACTTACCATAAAACGGCGATTTATCTTAGACAGGTTCGATGCTGAAACGTAGATATGGCGCGGAATTCAGCCCAGAACGGACTCCCGACTGTTAATCCGCAGGTCCCTGGTTCGAGTCCAGGTCGGGGAGCCAAACAAATCAAGCACTTAGTCAGAAATGACTAGGTGCTTTTTTTCATTCCGAGTGATCCAATGCCGAAAAGTCCGAGGGTCGGCATTAAATAATCCGTGGGTGGGGGCATTGTGTGGGGGAGTGATTGATTTGGAATACCAAGGAAAAACAAAAAAAGCCCGGAAAGCCGCATAAACACTAGGTTCAGGGAAAATTCACGAGCAAAGCGGATTTGGAACAAATTAAACAGAAAAGCGCGTAATCCGCGCTTTTTTGCATTTGATTTGGAACAGTCTAAACATTAAACTGGCCAAATTTGAACGGGATAAAATCTACTGGCCGGGCTTCTTAGCCATGATATACGCATAGGTGCGCTGTAGCTCATCAGTTGCCAGATCGGCAAGCGATTCAGCGCTGAAATTCTTGCGGATGTAGGCTTTATACGCCTCAGGGTCACCAAGCTGGTTATTGCAGCGTGCTTTAATTGCCCCAATACGCGCAGACCGCCACTGCTTATCTTTCGCAGGCGCTGAAGCCTTGCCGCGCAGAATGGCAATCTGCTTGCGAACATAGGCCACCGCAGCATCATACCTATCCGCCTGAATCAAATGATATGACGTAACACCTGCGGCCTTGTTGATCCTAGACCATGCTGCACCAAAGCCAAGAGGCTGCTTTTTAATGGAATTATGGAGCGTTATCCACTCGTCACGCAGCGCAGTCAGCGCGATCTTCTGCTCATTTGAAATCACCCCATCGCCGGGCGTAACGGTCACGCGCGGGCTGCGTGGTGGCTGCGTGTATTGATGGTTATGGATGTCGCCGCCAGCGATTTGACCTGCGGCCACGCCGTCGCCGTTGACGTAGATCACATTGCCCGTAGGTGGGGCGGGCTTCTTGCGTGGCGCGCGCTTCGGTTTGACTGGGGCAGCGATTTCAGCGGACGTAGCTTCATTCAGGGCGGCTTGTAGGCGGACAATCTTTTCATCACGATCAGACATCAAATCTCTCCTTTTTTTTGAGTAAACGAAGCGCCAAAGTTTAATTCCGAACTTTGGCGGTTGGTGCATCCGCAAAACACAACCGCCAAAGTTAAGCAACAGACTGAATTAATACACAAAA from Ferriphaselus amnicola includes these protein-coding regions:
- a CDS encoding tyrosine-type recombinase/integrase produces the protein MVRMVGRRKNNPLGLEPRVYPKRGAFYYVHRDNRWERLGTDIEQANKRARLYNDSQGEYGTMAYWLDMFIVDCEVRVKSKSLAQRTLQDYRADIEPLKIYFAAPMLPTDIEPNHIQNYLEIGATSGRPVRANREKACLSSCISWLIRTGKVDGLIVNPCMRSSGIKRNAEKKRERYVTNDEYRDVYAAAPPQVQAMMELTYRTLQRPESDILDWTVANLTMKDGKRILRVNQGKTGKIVDIALPEDLHALLQKLVGDIPRIGKPLICGSRGKYAGQRYTYDGISSMLKRAIAKVNAERVKNGQHQMPPFGFRDLKGKGATDMWISGIPIEEIQLLCGHEDKTTTEKYIKQRWRETAQPNRVMMA